In a single window of the Pocillopora verrucosa isolate sample1 chromosome 4, ASM3666991v2, whole genome shotgun sequence genome:
- the LOC136280500 gene encoding octopamine receptor beta-2R-like: MRVGNVFDYIGWLLTISTVASNGFVIVLVIVIRRLHSSANWFVLSLAVADFLVGFAIFPPAFFCDESCNRRLVSAFFWFSLNSSVSNLCILTWDRFFAIVRPLKYHSSLTMRHTRLIVMTAWLIAFALSLSNFVGYYVTDSHTALLVLFLISIPVFQILSCTFLLYAIIRILVATREQTRREAALHLELTHSNQADQSVTAATDAAPLRRHKKPNSAPLIIALVLLSLGCCVTANGLILCINFSCNIPELGGHVLTTLWILNSAFNPFVYACLKKDIKRELTKLIRRRK; encoded by the coding sequence ATGAGAGTCGGAAATGTGTTTGACTATATCGGCTGGCTCCTCACAATCTCAACAGTAGCAAGCAACGGTTTTGTGATTGTTCTGGTGATTGTAATTCGCCGACTTCACTCCTCTGCCAATTGGTTCGTTCTTTCCCTAGCAGTGGCCGACTTTTTGGTTGGGTTTGCCATCTTCCCACCAGCATTCTTTTGTGATGAATCATGCAACCGCAGATTGGTCTCGGCCTTTTTTTGGTTCTCCCTTAATTCATCGGTCTCTAATCTCTGCATCTTGACTTGGGATCGATTCTTCGCCATCGTTCGGCCTTTGAAATACCATTCCTCTTTAACGATGAGACACACGAGACTGATTGTCATGACAGCATGGTTAATTGCCTTTGCATTATCACTCTCAAATTTTGTGGGATATTACGTTACAGATTCCCACACGGCATTATTAGTCCTGTTCCTCATCAGCATCCCTGTTTTTCAAATACTGTCCTGCACTTTTCTACTTTACGCGATCATTCGCATCCTTGTTGCGACGCGCGAGCAAACGCGCCGAGAAGCTGCCTTACATCTCGAACTCACGCACAGCAACCAAGCCGACCAATCAGTCACGGCTGCAACAGACGCCGCCCCGCTTCGCAGACACAAAAAGCCAAACTCAGCTCCTTTAATAATTGCTTTAGTCTTGCTCTCTTTGGGATGCTGTGTAACGGCGAATGGTTTGATTTTGTGCATTAATTTTTCGTGCAATATTCCTGAACTAGGAGGACATGTCCTCACTACTTTGTGGATTTTGAATTCTGCGTTCAATCCTTTTGTCTACGCTTGTTTGAAAAAGGACATAAAGAGGGAACTTACAAAGCTCATTCGAAGGCGAAAATAA
- the LOC131796025 gene encoding uncharacterized protein isoform X1 produces the protein MEEEHRKILRKHRQVLVRDLEPLKLLNRLDVLGDDDRELVKAKKTRSEQAEELLDMLPRKGDDAFQNFITALYNGSQRFLAEPLIRASGMDESSFLKDEVGMTEEHKRVLRTSSDQFSSMDIKKLLPYLTKVLDEYDKQELQSDQKSNCTKMDQLLTEILPKKGPEAFSYFVKALEIFDSPLAKKIQESGREGSPNDDKSSTHIGSIQETSVYSLKSEVQDILDEQPEVFGKFCKEMDKEIFGNGWKRLFKELGLPAEGESFVEKEPGSHTLNVIKGWISYDGSRATVQTLLDAVNRSQRKDCVRYILKPLNLGQDNVDSPVNDMTKKFESLSPREVKCFGDLTLAEATSITDKLGQLAINLLRSELEKVPGQNKTKLPEMMLESKNYSIRRYTNLITDGERPSVIKTFRHVLPAHKGVIGPLLSPHTFVREIRYSHRRDLTRNLCANDNWKALAEKLGLDNTTIQYLDNRRIENPADEVLRNWEVKAHSTVGKLYDILVELDYPIIADYL, from the exons ATGGAAGAGGAACACAGAAAGATCCTTCGAAAGCATCGACAAGTGCTTGTAAGGGACCTAGAACCTCTGAAGCTGTTAAACAGACTTGACGTTCTTGGTGATGATGATCGGGAGCTGgtgaaagcaaagaaaacacgATCAGAACAGGCTGAAGAATTACTCGACATGCTTCCCAGAAAGGGAGATGATGCTTTTCAGAACTTTATCACAGCTCTGTACAATGGTAGCCAGAGATTCCTCGCGGAGCCTCTCATAAGGGCTTCAGGAATGGACGAGTCAAGTTTTTTGAAAG atGAGGTTGGTATGACAGAAGAACACAAGAGAGTGCTTCGCACAAGTTCAGATCAATTTTCTTCCATGGATATAAAAAAGTTGCTACCTTATCTAACCAAAGTGCTTGATGAGTATGACAAACAAGAACTGCAAAGTGATCAAAAGTCAAACTGCACCAAAATGGATCAACTGCTGACTGAAATACTTCCAAAAAAGGGTCCTGAAGCATTTAGTTATTTTGTGAAAGCACTAGAGATCTTTGATTCACCATTGGCTAAAAAAATACAGGAATCTGGAAGAGAAG GATCTCCTAATGATGACAAATCATCCACACATATTGGTTCCATACAAGAAACCTCTGTTTACTCATTAAAATCGGAAGTCCAAGATATTTTAGATGAGCAACCCGAGGTGTTTGGAAAATTCTGTAAAGAAATGGACAAAGAAATTTTTGGGAATGGATGGAAAAG ACTTTTCAAAGAACTTGGCTTGCCAGCTGAGGGAGAATCTTTTGTGGAAAAAGAACCTGGAAGTCATACACTCAATGTTATCAAGGGCTGGATTTCTTATGATGGAAGTAGGGCTACTGTTCAGACTCTCCTTGATGCTGTAAATCGTTCTCAGCGCAAAGATTGTGTACGCTACATTCTGAAACCTCTTAACCTTGGCCAGGACAATGTTGATAGCCCTGTCAATGATATGACAAAGAAATTTGAGAGTTTAA GTCCGagagaagttaaatgttttgGAGACCTAACCCTCGCTGAAGCAACTAGTATCACAGATAAGCTGGGACAGCTTGCAATAAACCTGTTGAGGAGTGAACTTGAAAAAGTGCCTGGGCAAAACAAAACGAAGCTACCAGAAATGATGCTAGAAAGCAAAAATTACTCCATTCGTAGATACACAAACCTGATTACAGATGGTGAAAGACCAAGTGTGATAAAGACATTTAGGCACGTCTTGCCTGCTCATAAGGGAGTCATTG GTCCACTGCTGTCACCCCATACGTTTGTAAGAGAGATACGCTACTCCCATCGAAGAGACCTGACCAGAAACTTGTGTG CGAACGACAATTGGAAAGCTTTAGCAGAGAAACTTGGTTTGGACAACACCACCATCCAATACCTTGACAACAGAAGAATAGAAAATCCAGCTGATGAAGTCTTAAGAAATTGGGAGGTCAAGGCTCATAGCACAGTAGGGAAACTGTATGATATTCTGGTTGAACTAGATTACCCAATCATAGCTGATTATTTGTAA
- the LOC136280482 gene encoding trace amine-associated receptor 8a-like, giving the protein MENALIFFGWFLSITAVIGNSSVIVLVALNRRLHSTANWFVLSLAVADAMLGFTVFPPAFFCTAEKCNFKMVSAFFWFSLHSSVSNLCNLTWDRYIAIVHPLKYNTSFTKRHPGLVIMIAWLLAFTISSSTLVTQYVTKSDTALNILFFITVSGFLLLSCVLLFYAAIRIIMVAHKQKQQEVIIQLQLRCNQLFTDGEDNALCLRRNKKNSAPFIVAVVFFFLGCYLAVNGLILCINFSCNVSERAGQVITILLTLNSVVNPFVYACLKKDIKRELAILVRKWKIKLNTST; this is encoded by the coding sequence ATGGAAAATGCCCTTATTTTTTTCGGCTGGTTCCTTTCAATCACAGCAGTTATAGGGAACAGTTCAGTGATCGTTCTGGTAGCCTTAAATCGTCGACTTCACTCCACTGCCAATTGGTTCGTCCTTTCTCTTGCAGTGGCCGACGCAATGCTCGGATTCACAGTGTTTCCACCGGCATTTTTTTGTACCGCAGAAAAGTGCAACTTTAAAATGGTCTcggcatttttttggttttcccTGCACTCATCGGTCTCGAATCTTTGCAACTTGACTTGGGATCGCTACATCGCCATCGTTCACCCTTTAAAATACAACACTTCATTTACAAAGCGACACCCTGGACTGGTAATTATGATAGCATGGTTGCTTGCTTTCACAATTTCGTCGTCAACTTTGGTGACACAGTACGTGACGAAATCCGACACAGCACTGAACATCCTATTTTTTATTACCGTCTCTGGGTTTCTTCTACTGTCCTGTGTGCTACTCTTTTATGCAGCTATTCGCATCATTATGGTAGCACACAAGCAAAAGCAGCAGGAAGTGATAATACAACTTCAACTGCGCTGCAACCAATTATTTACTGACGGAGAAGACAACGCACTGTGTCTCAGACGTAACAAGAAGAACTCAGCCCCTTTCATCGTTGCTGTagtctttttcttcttgggATGCTACTTAGCGGTAAACGGTTTAATTTTATGCATCAATTTTTCCTGTAATGTTTCCGAAAGAGCTGGACAGGTGATAACTATTCTCCTTACCTTGAACTCTGTTGTGAATCCTTTCGTCTACGCTTGTTTAAAAAAGGATATCAAGAGAGAACTAGCAATACTCGTTCGCAAATGGAAAATTAAGTTAAATACTTCTACGTAG
- the LOC131796025 gene encoding uncharacterized protein isoform X2 codes for MEEEHRKILRKHRQVLVRDLEPLKLLNRLDVLGDDDRELVKAKKTRSEQAEELLDMLPRKGDDAFQNFITALYNGSQRFLAEPLIRASGMDESSFLKGSPNDDKSSTHIGSIQETSVYSLKSEVQDILDEQPEVFGKFCKEMDKEIFGNGWKRLFKELGLPAEGESFVEKEPGSHTLNVIKGWISYDGSRATVQTLLDAVNRSQRKDCVRYILKPLNLGQDNVDSPVNDMTKKFESLSPREVKCFGDLTLAEATSITDKLGQLAINLLRSELEKVPGQNKTKLPEMMLESKNYSIRRYTNLITDGERPSVIKTFRHVLPAHKGVIGPLLSPHTFVREIRYSHRRDLTRNLCANDNWKALAEKLGLDNTTIQYLDNRRIENPADEVLRNWEVKAHSTVGKLYDILVELDYPIIADYL; via the exons ATGGAAGAGGAACACAGAAAGATCCTTCGAAAGCATCGACAAGTGCTTGTAAGGGACCTAGAACCTCTGAAGCTGTTAAACAGACTTGACGTTCTTGGTGATGATGATCGGGAGCTGgtgaaagcaaagaaaacacgATCAGAACAGGCTGAAGAATTACTCGACATGCTTCCCAGAAAGGGAGATGATGCTTTTCAGAACTTTATCACAGCTCTGTACAATGGTAGCCAGAGATTCCTCGCGGAGCCTCTCATAAGGGCTTCAGGAATGGACGAGTCAAGTTTTTTGAAAG GATCTCCTAATGATGACAAATCATCCACACATATTGGTTCCATACAAGAAACCTCTGTTTACTCATTAAAATCGGAAGTCCAAGATATTTTAGATGAGCAACCCGAGGTGTTTGGAAAATTCTGTAAAGAAATGGACAAAGAAATTTTTGGGAATGGATGGAAAAG ACTTTTCAAAGAACTTGGCTTGCCAGCTGAGGGAGAATCTTTTGTGGAAAAAGAACCTGGAAGTCATACACTCAATGTTATCAAGGGCTGGATTTCTTATGATGGAAGTAGGGCTACTGTTCAGACTCTCCTTGATGCTGTAAATCGTTCTCAGCGCAAAGATTGTGTACGCTACATTCTGAAACCTCTTAACCTTGGCCAGGACAATGTTGATAGCCCTGTCAATGATATGACAAAGAAATTTGAGAGTTTAA GTCCGagagaagttaaatgttttgGAGACCTAACCCTCGCTGAAGCAACTAGTATCACAGATAAGCTGGGACAGCTTGCAATAAACCTGTTGAGGAGTGAACTTGAAAAAGTGCCTGGGCAAAACAAAACGAAGCTACCAGAAATGATGCTAGAAAGCAAAAATTACTCCATTCGTAGATACACAAACCTGATTACAGATGGTGAAAGACCAAGTGTGATAAAGACATTTAGGCACGTCTTGCCTGCTCATAAGGGAGTCATTG GTCCACTGCTGTCACCCCATACGTTTGTAAGAGAGATACGCTACTCCCATCGAAGAGACCTGACCAGAAACTTGTGTG CGAACGACAATTGGAAAGCTTTAGCAGAGAAACTTGGTTTGGACAACACCACCATCCAATACCTTGACAACAGAAGAATAGAAAATCCAGCTGATGAAGTCTTAAGAAATTGGGAGGTCAAGGCTCATAGCACAGTAGGGAAACTGTATGATATTCTGGTTGAACTAGATTACCCAATCATAGCTGATTATTTGTAA
- the LOC131796013 gene encoding phosphatidylinositol N-acetylglucosaminyltransferase subunit C, which produces MQCALFLQTMINDSGKDNDFLPVQMKRRKPWRKVLYEDQGVPDNYVDKSFLDEMRKNLNTRTYQFWSVVSESGAVSQQLSSVCVFVSAFVYMDFGYLSPSLLFVASSLLTLAGYILFDLLDGGALRSESNRTRMDDIRICVVVLGSVYVLSPVLKTLTDTISTDTIYAMTTFMLGMNLLLYDYGTHAAIVSRSASLNASIFASVCLASRLPSSWHVFGTVTFAMQLFALFPSLRRQLKMQLPSSHVVLTWTLVLIAVAMLWPLSQLFALLLALVHLAVTFVCPFWLIKLQRFKNNIHGPWDEAVIEEELEAKQK; this is translated from the exons ATGCAGTGTGCTTTGTTCCTGCAAACCATGATTAATGATTCTGGGAAGGATAACGACTTCCTTCCAGTTCAGATGAAAAGGAGGAAGCCATGGAGAAAAGTGTTATATGAAGACCAAGGTGTTCCGGATAATTATGTAGACAAGTCGTTTCTTGATGAAATGAGGAAAAATC TAAATACAAGAACCTACCAGTTCTGGTCAGTGGTTTCAGAGTCTGGAGCAGTTTCTCAACAGCTAAGCAG tgTTTGTGTATTTGTATCAGCTTTTGTGTACATGGACTTTGGTTACTTGTCACCCTCTTTGCTGTTTGTGGCTTCCTCTCTGTTAACGCTGGCTGGATATATTCTTTTTGATCTTTTGGATGGAGGAGCATTAAGATCTGAATCAAACAGAACTa GAATGGATGACATTAGAATTTGTGTTGTGGTGCTTGGCTCTGTGTATGTACTTTCCCCAGTTTTGAAAACCTTAACTGATACTATTAGCACAGACACCATTTATGCCATGACG ACCTTCATGCTTGGTATGAACCTTCTTCTGTATGACTATGGAACACATGCTGCAAT AGTCTCAAGGTCTGCCTCCCTAAATGCCTCCATCTTTGCTTCAGTGTGTCTAGCATCACGTCTCCCCTCCTCCTGGCATGTCTTTGGGACTGTCACTTTTGCTATGcaattgtttgctttgtttccatcactgagaagaCAGCTTAAG ATGCAGCTACCATCAAGTCATGTTGTTTTGACCTGGACTCTGGTTCTAATTGCTGTAGCAATGCTATGGCCACTTTCCCAACTGTTTGCATTGTTGCTGGCTCTTGTTCACCTGGCTGTAACATTTGTATGTCCATTCTGGTTAATTAAATTGCAGAGATTCAAAAA TAATATACATGGTCCATGGGATGAAGCTGTTATTGAAGAAGAGCTTGAGGCAAAGCAGAAATAA